ACGCCGGTGACGCTCACCGGGGTATGCGGACGCGCGTTGAAGGGCAGCAGCAAGAGCTCGAGATGCGCGCGCGTGCCGTCCTGCCGCGTCGCGGTGAGGCCGGCGATGGCGCCAAGCGTCTCCTCTGCGACGATTGCAGTGATCTCCTCGATCTCGGAGCGGCACTCGCGCGCAAACAGCGCGGCAAAGCTCTGGTCCTTGAGGTCGCGTCCCGTGAGCGCGCAGACGCGCGTGCCGGCGACGCGGAAGGGAAAGCCAAGCGTCGGCTCGCAGGACAGGACAAAGATGTCGCCCAGCAGGCCGCGGACGGCAGCCGGATCGATATCGGCGCGGTCAGGCGCCCGCGCGGTGCCGCGCTTGTCGTCCCAATAGGCGAAGAATTCGCGGCTTGACGGATGCTTCATGACTCTACGCTCGCCCCTCGGCCGCACGTCATGGGACAGACTTGTCCCGCTTCAGTGCACCTCGGGTCCCCTTCTGTGTTGTGCAGGAGCGGATTTGCAGCGTCCATGCCGCAGGCGCGTTTTTTGCCCTCAAGGGCGGGTCTTTGCGTCGTTAACGTTAAATTAACGATGGGCTTTAACCCGTTCGCGCGGCTGCTATGGTCGCCGCGGTCGCAAGCTTCGCCGTTTTCCAGGTTTCGGCGAGGCCTGTACACAGGGCGTCAAACAGTTTGGTCACGGGCCGCGGGGAGGGGTGGGGATACTCCTTTTTCCTCCAAGTCCCGGAAGGCCGACACGGACAGGGAGGGCTTTCCCAGGGCCCTCCCTTTTCCTTTTGTGCACTTGCACGGGGTGGGCAAAGGCGACTATCTCCACGCCTGTCGCTCTGTTCGCGCTTTGAAAGCCAAAAATCCCTTGGACGCCCCGCCAAATTCTCCGCCGGATGAGCCGGCCGCACTTCAGGACGCGCGGCACGAGCCGGTTTTGACGCTGCCGGGGGCGCTGACGGCCTACATCGCGCTGCTGGCGGTGATCCATCTGCGGGTGCTGCTGCCGCCGGAACTCGAGAACTGGACCATCGACATCTTCGGCTTCATCCCGAAGCGCTATGATTCCTCGCTGCTCAATCTCGCGATCCCCGGCGGCAGCGGTGCGAAGGTATGGACCTTCGTCACCTATTCGCTGCTCCACGCCAATCTCACCCATCTCGGCTTCAACGTGCTGTGGCTGTTGCCGTTCGGCAGCGCGCTGGCGCGGCGCTTCGGGCCGGTGCGCTTCTACCTGTTCCTGGCGGTGACGGCGGCGGCGGGCGCGCTTGCCCATCTCCTCACCCATGAGCATGCGGTGGCGCCGATGATCGGGGCGTCGGCGTCGGTATCCGGCGCCATGGCGGCCGCGATCCGCTTTGCCTTCGTGCGTGGCAGTTTCCTGTCCTTCAGCCGCAGCGATGCCGACACGGCGGCAAAGGTGCCGGCGCTGCCGCTGTCGCGGGCGCTGCGCGACGGGCGGGTGATGGGCTTTCTAGCGGTGTGGTTCGGCGTCAACATCATCTTCGGCATCGGGGCCATCGGGGTCGACACCGAGGGCGCAACCGTCGCCTGGCAGGCGCATATCGGCGGCTTCTTCGCGGGGCTTCTGCTGTTCTCGCTGTTCGACCCCGTGCCGCGCGCGCGCCCCGATGCTGCAGATGCGTCATCACAGGACATTTCAGACCGCATTTGAAGCGGCGCTTGCGAGATGGAGCGATTTCATCCATCATCTCATGCGAAGAATGTCGTGATGCGACAAGCCGGTAGCGGCCCTGCTTCGCGCGGTGCCTGAGAATGAAACCGGCACTGAGACTGTTAGTTGAAGACTCGCGAACAAGTCCGGCCCGAAGCTTAGAGGGCTGGGTTGGATTCAGGGAGGCGGCAATGACGGTACGTTCTATCCTCAACACCAAGGGCCACCAAATCATGAGCGTCGAGCCCGACGCGAAGATGTCGGCCGCAATCAAGCTGCTGGGCGAGAAGAAGATCGGCGCGGTGCTGGTGATGAATCAGAGCCGGCTGGAAGGCATCCTGTCGGAACGCGACATCGTGCGCGTGCTCGGCGAGCGGGGTGCAGGGCTGCTGGAGGAGCCGGTCTCGAGCGTCATGACCCGCAAGGTCGTGACCTGCAAGGAGACCGACACGGTCGCCGAGATCATGGAGATGATGACCACAGGAAAGTTCCGGCATCTGCCGGTCCTCGACAATGGCAAAGTGGTTGGCCTGATCTCGATCGGCGACATCGTCAAATGGCGTGTGCGCGAATACGAGACCGAGCAGGAAGCCCTGCGCGACTACATCAAGACGGCATGAGCTCTATTCGCTGACTTTCTCGCCGGGCTTGTCGCCCGTCTTGGGCGCGGTGTCTTCCAGCGCCGGCGCCAGCACGTGGATCGCCTCCTGGATGGACTCGATCGCGCGCTCGGCGGCGCGGACGCCGAAGGCGATCAGATCGTCAGCGCGATGGAAGTCGAACCAGCCGATCTGGCCGACCCGCGGCGTGATCAGCATGTCCGGCGGATCGCCCGCAAGCCGCGCGCGGGTGATGCGGTCCTGCATGATGTTGAAGGCATCCACCATCACCGAGGAGATGCCGGGCCGTCCGACACTGCCGAAGAACTCGCGCTTCACCGTGCGCTCGGGCGAGAAAAACCTCGGAAAGCGCCGCTTGGCTGTGTCCTTGGCGCCGTCCTTGGCCGCGGCGTCCTCGGTTGCCGCCGGCGCGACCGGAGCGGCCATCGTGCCGTGTGAATAAATGGTCGTGGAATGGGTGAAGATGTCGCTGGAAAGATTTGCAGCGATGACGATTTCCGCGCCCAGCGCCCGCGCCGCCGAGACCGGCACCGGATTCACCAGCGCGCCGTCGACCAGCCAGCGGTCGCCGATCAGCACGGGCGAGAAGATGCCCGGCAGTGCATAGGAGGCGCGCATCGCCTCGACCATGCGCCCGCGCGTCAGCCAGATCTCGTGGCCGGTACGGACCTCGGTGGCGACCGTGGCGAACTTGATCGGCAATTCCTCGATCAGGGTCTGGCCGATCGCCGCTTCCAGCCGGGTTGCGAGCTTCTCGCCGCCGATCAGGCCGGAGCCATTGAGGCGGATGTCGAGATAGGAGAGGATATTGCGCACGCCCTGGAAGCTGCGGGCCCATTCCTCCAGCGTGTCGAGATGACCGGCGGCATAGGCGCCGCCGACCACCGCGCCGATCGAGGTGCCGACCACGACGTTCGGCACGATGCCGTTGGCCAGCAGCGTTTTCAGAATACCGATATGGGCGAAGCCACGCGCCGCACCGCCGCCGAGCGCAAGGCCGATAACCGGCCGGCGAATGCTGCCGAGCCCCACCTTTTCGCCGTTCGCACCGTTGGAGCCGTTCGCGCCGCGACCCTTCAACATATCCAGCACCGAAGATCTCCTACGACCCGACTGACGCAGACCAGACTAGGCACCGCGATCCTGTCCCGCCAGAAACACAGCGAAGCATGGTTTATGCCGCTTTGGGGAGGGCACTGGGCAGGAGTATGGCGATGGCCGGTTGCTGCAAGACTAATCATTTGAGGTTCCACCTGTTCCAGAAACAGGTGTTTCCCGGGGTTCCGGTGGCTTGAATTTGCCGCGTTTTCGGTGAAAAGCAGGTGGCATGATTTTCGGGGGTGACGGCATCAGACGATGGCGGCGCAGCGGATGGCTGCTGCCGGCTGTTTTGCTTGCCTGCGTCCTTGGCGAGGGCACCGCTCACGCGCAATTGTTCTCCGACCGCCCGCCGCCGGTGCCACCGGCCGCCGTGCCTGATCCCGGCGCGGCCGTCAGCCTCGCGCCGCCCTCGGGCCCCGGAGCGGCGCCGCCGAGCCTGCCGCCGACGCTGACGCAGCCTGCATCTCCGACCATTCCGCCCTCGGTCGCGACCGTTCCGCCGGCCGCGCCCATGGGGGCGGCCGCGCCCGGCCAAGCCGTGCTGTCGCTGACCGCGAAATACGGCAAGGATCTGCCGCCGATCACCAGCGGGCTGGTGTGGCGGGTGTTTGCCGACCGCCCCGACGAGAACGGCACGTTCAAGCTGATCAAAGAGGACCGCAACGCCACGCCCAACATCGTGCTGCAGCCCGGCAATTACGTTGTGCACGTGGCCTTCGGCCTCGTCAGCGCGGTGCGCACGGTGAGCCTGAAGGCCGAGACCGACCGCGAGGCCTTCGTGCTGCCGGCCGGGGGCCTGCGCATCGAGGGCCGCGTCGGCACCAGCCGCATTCCGCAGAACCAGATCTCGTTCGCGATCTACAAGGGCAGCCAATTCGAAGGCGGCGAGCGCTCCTCGCTGGTGCCGAACGTCGCCGCCGGCGACGTCGTGCTGCTGCCGGAGGGCACCTACTACATCATCTCCAACTATGGCGATGCCAACTCGGTGGTGCGCTCCGACATTCGCGTGCAGGCGGGCAAGCTCACCGACGTGACCATCACCCACCGCGCAGCCGTGATTACTCTGAAGCTCGTCAGCGACAAGGGCGGCGAGGCGCTCGCCAACACCGCCTGGTCGGTGCTCACCCCCGGCGGCGACGTGATCAAGGAATCGATCGGCGCCTTCCCGCGCGTCGTGCTCTCCGAAGGCGAATACCGCGCCATCGCCAAGAACGAGGGCAAGGTCTTTGAGCGCGGCTTCAACGTCGTCAACGGCGTCGACGGCGAAGTCGAAGTCGTCGCACGCTGACGCATCCAGCCTGAACCAGACGGCGATGCCTTCTCACCTCGCCCCGCTTACGGCAGGGCAATCGCATATGCAAAAGAACCGGGTGAGCGGTTCCTTTGCGGCCCATCCTTCGAGACGCCCGCCGCTGGCGGGCTCCTCAGGATGAGGTCCAGTTTCGCGGCAAAATCTTAGACCCTCATGGTGAGGAGCGCCGCTTGCGGCGCGTCTCGAACCATGGGGCCGAGCACGTTCACCAACCCAAATGCGATTGCCCTGCCGCGAAGGGCGCGGCGAGGGAGCTGATCTCGGCCGCGGTCGCAGCTCAATCTCATTTCCTATAGCGTAGCGCCTCGACCAGCACGGCGAAGGCAGGGGTTGGCTGCCGCCTGCTCGGATAATACAGATGGTAGCCCGCAAACGGCGGGCACCAGTCGGCGAGCACGCGGATCAGCCGGCCGTCGGCGATCTCCCGCTTCACCAGATCCTCCGGGAGATAGGCAAGACCAAGCCCCGCCAGCACGGCATTCATCCTGAGCGTGCCGGTGTTGAACACCAACTGCCCGTCGACGCGCACCTTCATCGCGCGGCCGCGTTTCTCGAACTCCCAGGCATAGATCCCGCCATAGGTCGGCAGGCGGATGTTGATGCAGCCGTGCTCGGTCAGATCCTGCGGCTGCTTCGGCCTGGGACGGTCCGTGAAATAGGCGGGCGCGCCGACCACGGCCATGCGCATGTCGGGCGCGATGCGCACCGCGATCATGTCCCTGGCGACCTGTTCGCCGAGGCGCACACCGGCATCGTAGCGCTCGGCAACGATGTCGGTCAGACCGTAATCGACGGCGAGCTCGACCTTGATGTCGGGATAGCGCGGCAGGAGCCTTGCGAGCGCAGGCCACAGCACGGTATGCGCCGCGTGCTCGCCCGTGGTGATGCGGATGGTGCCCGCGGGCTTTTCGCGCAGCTCCGTGAGCGCGGACAATTCCGCGTCGATCTCGTCGAACCGCGGCCCGACGGTGCGCAGCAGGCGCTCGCCGGCCTCGGTTGGCGCGACGCTCCGCGTTGTGCGGGTCAGAAGCCGCAAGCCGAGCCGCTCCTCGAGGGCGCGCACGGTGTGGCTCAGCGCGGATTGCGACACGCCGAGCTGGGCTGCGGCGCGGGTGAAGCTGCGCTCGCGCGCGACTGCGAGAAAGGCGATGAGATCGTTGACGTTGGCCCGGGCCATTCATGAATCCAGATCATCAGTACATGCCTATTTTATCACCTAATCGCTGGCCGCGGCGCGCTCTAAATTTGCGTCCGACGTCACAAGCCGGAGAAAATGCAATGCAAACGCGCAAACTGGGAAACAGCGGTCTCGAAGTCTCGGCCCTCGGCTTCGGCTGCATGGGGTTGAGCTATGGCTATGGCCCCGCGACGGACAAGAGCCAGGCGATCGCGCTGATCAGGACGGCCTTCGAGCGCGGCGTGACGTTC
This region of Bradyrhizobium sp. CCGUVB1N3 genomic DNA includes:
- a CDS encoding PAS domain-containing protein → MKHPSSREFFAYWDDKRGTARAPDRADIDPAAVRGLLGDIFVLSCEPTLGFPFRVAGTRVCALTGRDLKDQSFAALFARECRSEIEEITAIVAEETLGAIAGLTATRQDGTRAHLELLLLPFNARPHTPVSVTGVLAPFNDEYGALGEFALTSWRYLHQPEKLLPRAIRKLQIARGLMVYEGLR
- a CDS encoding rhomboid family intramembrane serine protease — encoded protein: MDAPPNSPPDEPAALQDARHEPVLTLPGALTAYIALLAVIHLRVLLPPELENWTIDIFGFIPKRYDSSLLNLAIPGGSGAKVWTFVTYSLLHANLTHLGFNVLWLLPFGSALARRFGPVRFYLFLAVTAAAGALAHLLTHEHAVAPMIGASASVSGAMAAAIRFAFVRGSFLSFSRSDADTAAKVPALPLSRALRDGRVMGFLAVWFGVNIIFGIGAIGVDTEGATVAWQAHIGGFFAGLLLFSLFDPVPRARPDAADASSQDISDRI
- a CDS encoding CBS domain-containing protein; protein product: MTVRSILNTKGHQIMSVEPDAKMSAAIKLLGEKKIGAVLVMNQSRLEGILSERDIVRVLGERGAGLLEEPVSSVMTRKVVTCKETDTVAEIMEMMTTGKFRHLPVLDNGKVVGLISIGDIVKWRVREYETEQEALRDYIKTA
- a CDS encoding patatin-like phospholipase family protein — protein: MLDMLKGRGANGSNGANGEKVGLGSIRRPVIGLALGGGAARGFAHIGILKTLLANGIVPNVVVGTSIGAVVGGAYAAGHLDTLEEWARSFQGVRNILSYLDIRLNGSGLIGGEKLATRLEAAIGQTLIEELPIKFATVATEVRTGHEIWLTRGRMVEAMRASYALPGIFSPVLIGDRWLVDGALVNPVPVSAARALGAEIVIAANLSSDIFTHSTTIYSHGTMAAPVAPAATEDAAAKDGAKDTAKRRFPRFFSPERTVKREFFGSVGRPGISSVMVDAFNIMQDRITRARLAGDPPDMLITPRVGQIGWFDFHRADDLIAFGVRAAERAIESIQEAIHVLAPALEDTAPKTGDKPGEKVSE
- a CDS encoding LysR family transcriptional regulator, with product MARANVNDLIAFLAVARERSFTRAAAQLGVSQSALSHTVRALEERLGLRLLTRTTRSVAPTEAGERLLRTVGPRFDEIDAELSALTELREKPAGTIRITTGEHAAHTVLWPALARLLPRYPDIKVELAVDYGLTDIVAERYDAGVRLGEQVARDMIAVRIAPDMRMAVVGAPAYFTDRPRPKQPQDLTEHGCINIRLPTYGGIYAWEFEKRGRAMKVRVDGQLVFNTGTLRMNAVLAGLGLAYLPEDLVKREIADGRLIRVLADWCPPFAGYHLYYPSRRQPTPAFAVLVEALRYRK